One genomic window of Sodaliphilus pleomorphus includes the following:
- a CDS encoding M6 family metalloprotease domain-containing protein, with protein sequence MRKFLLSIAVALVASVQGLAIPALPTPFAVTQPDGSQLTVRLHGDEYYNYYTTLDGYTVVKNDAGYYVYAQKNGGVLAPTAVVARPQAERSAADLALLSTLGKNLIDDTRSSASRKARAQRDRAMKASAFDYSKFRGLVVLVQFNDCKFSRSDAADFYEKMINQENYTGYTNEDGSRSTYGAFTGSVRDYFRDNSMGKFNPRFDVVGPVTVNLSVDSPRGSEKMSPLLAQSLKQLKGKVNFADYDTDNDGYVDMVYFIFAGVGSNTGEAPNHVWPHASYYSYPIGGKTIGRYACSCEFYSARQGILDGIGTICHEFSHVLGLEDLYDTDYSANGGESVTQGTWEIMSGGATTTMPAPRPATRPTTAIRWASAHPRLSTPRAPIRCRHSTRATRPSSSRHPRPMSSSSWRTASSRAGTPIARATACSSTTSTRPTSACGPATR encoded by the coding sequence ATGAGAAAATTTTTGCTTTCAATTGCTGTGGCCCTGGTCGCATCGGTCCAAGGGCTTGCAATACCTGCACTTCCCACCCCGTTTGCGGTCACTCAGCCCGACGGGTCGCAGCTCACTGTGCGCCTGCACGGCGATGAGTACTACAACTACTATACCACGCTCGACGGCTACACCGTTGTGAAAAACGACGCAGGCTACTATGTGTATGCCCAGAAGAATGGCGGCGTGCTCGCTCCCACGGCAGTCGTTGCCCGCCCGCAGGCCGAGCGCTCGGCTGCCGACCTGGCCCTGCTCTCCACGCTGGGCAAGAACCTGATCGACGACACGCGCTCGAGCGCCTCGCGCAAGGCACGTGCGCAGCGCGACCGGGCCATGAAGGCCAGCGCCTTCGACTACAGCAAGTTCAGGGGCCTCGTCGTCCTGGTGCAGTTCAACGACTGCAAGTTCTCGCGCAGCGATGCCGCCGACTTCTATGAGAAGATGATCAACCAGGAGAACTACACGGGCTACACCAACGAGGACGGCAGCAGGAGCACCTACGGCGCCTTTACGGGTAGCGTGCGCGACTACTTCCGCGACAACTCGATGGGCAAGTTCAACCCCCGCTTCGACGTGGTGGGGCCTGTCACCGTCAACCTCTCGGTCGATTCGCCCAGGGGCTCAGAGAAAATGTCGCCCCTGCTGGCCCAGTCGTTGAAGCAATTGAAGGGCAAGGTAAACTTTGCCGACTATGATACCGACAACGACGGCTATGTCGACATGGTGTATTTCATCTTTGCAGGTGTGGGCAGCAACACCGGCGAGGCCCCCAATCACGTGTGGCCCCATGCCAGCTACTACTCCTATCCCATAGGCGGCAAGACGATAGGCCGCTATGCCTGCTCGTGCGAGTTCTACAGTGCCCGCCAGGGTATTCTCGACGGCATAGGCACGATATGCCACGAGTTCAGCCACGTGCTGGGTCTCGAGGACCTCTACGACACCGACTACTCGGCCAACGGCGGCGAGAGTGTGACACAAGGCACCTGGGAGATCATGTCGGGGGGGGCTACAACAACTATGCCCGCACCCCGGCCGGCTACTCGGCCTACGACCGCTATTCGCTGGGCTTCTGCACACCCAAGGTTGTCAACGCCCCGGGCACCTATACGCTGCCGGCATTCAACTCGGGCAACGAGGCCCTCATCCTCAAGACACCCACGGCCAATGAGTTCTTCATCATGGAGAACCGCCAGCTCGAGGGCTGGGACGCCTATTGCCCGGGCCACGGCATGCTCATCAACCACGTCGACTCGACCAACGTCAGCGTGTGGACCAGCAACCAGGTGA
- a CDS encoding DUF6088 family protein: METTEQKILARLKRAGRGKVFFPDYFADLASSDSIRKALEILTSKGEIIRVARGIYCYPKIDNELGLGVLNPSVDDIVAAIAKRDHMKVVPTGVHAQNLLGLSTQVPMNFVYLTNGWSRQITVLNDIKVKFKQTALKNLEFSSSLAMLITFALKDIGKDNVTDDQLTKIKQLLLNEPQSFVDKDLVLMPVWIRKIVTSAYGQE, translated from the coding sequence ATGGAAACAACTGAACAAAAGATTCTTGCGAGATTAAAAAGGGCAGGAAGGGGAAAAGTTTTCTTTCCCGACTATTTTGCCGACTTGGCATCTTCCGACAGTATACGAAAAGCCCTTGAGATCCTGACCTCAAAAGGAGAAATAATCAGGGTCGCAAGGGGTATATATTGCTACCCAAAGATAGATAACGAACTGGGCTTGGGTGTGCTAAATCCGTCGGTTGATGATATTGTGGCCGCTATAGCCAAGCGCGACCACATGAAGGTGGTGCCCACCGGCGTACACGCTCAAAATCTGTTGGGCTTGTCAACACAAGTTCCCATGAACTTCGTTTATCTCACCAATGGATGGTCACGACAAATCACTGTACTCAACGATATAAAAGTAAAGTTCAAGCAGACTGCTCTCAAGAACCTGGAGTTCAGCAGCTCACTTGCGATGCTCATCACCTTTGCACTAAAAGATATTGGCAAAGATAATGTAACCGATGACCAGTTAACAAAAATTAAACAACTACTGCTCAATGAGCCCCAAAGTTTTGTTGATAAAGATTTAGTTTTGATGCCCGTGTGGATTAGAAAAATTGTAACTTCAGCTTATGGACAGGAATAA
- a CDS encoding dockerin type I repeat-containing protein has protein sequence MENRQLEGWDAYCPGHGMLINHVDSTNVSVWTSNQVNCNPEHNYYKFMPAGGASQSSASDPFPGTGAVTMITNATEPNLLSWAQEHCPYIITNIAEKDGNITLKIANDTVIGDVEDFEDMAATTATSLADVQGKYATWSFTKCNVTAPGSGKASGEHSVAMKLPSAITSGDTYYDAYQVSFKVFNPLSMTVKYTLSTSTDGGATWTNAASATGETTQAVSGNGTHVLYWVVNTKQDTPTRYRVILSTGSKTSAVYLDDFTLYYRSATGDINGDGVVNVTDVTALINVILGSASYDASLCDINGDGTINVTDVTALLNLILAAE, from the coding sequence ATGGAGAACCGCCAGCTCGAGGGCTGGGACGCCTATTGCCCGGGCCACGGCATGCTCATCAACCACGTCGACTCGACCAACGTCAGCGTGTGGACCAGCAACCAGGTGAACTGCAACCCCGAGCACAACTACTACAAGTTTATGCCTGCCGGCGGCGCTTCGCAGTCGTCGGCCAGCGACCCCTTCCCGGGCACTGGCGCCGTGACGATGATTACCAACGCCACCGAGCCCAACCTGCTCTCGTGGGCCCAGGAGCATTGCCCCTATATCATCACCAACATTGCCGAGAAGGATGGCAACATTACGCTCAAGATTGCCAACGATACCGTGATTGGCGATGTCGAGGACTTTGAGGACATGGCAGCCACCACCGCTACCAGCCTGGCCGACGTGCAAGGCAAGTATGCCACCTGGTCGTTCACCAAGTGCAATGTCACAGCTCCCGGCAGCGGCAAGGCCAGCGGCGAGCACTCGGTAGCCATGAAGTTGCCCAGCGCCATCACCAGCGGCGACACCTACTATGACGCCTATCAAGTGAGCTTCAAGGTGTTTAACCCGCTCTCGATGACTGTGAAATACACCTTGTCGACCTCGACCGACGGCGGTGCTACCTGGACCAATGCGGCCTCGGCCACGGGCGAAACCACGCAGGCAGTGTCGGGCAATGGCACTCACGTGCTCTATTGGGTGGTCAACACCAAGCAAGACACCCCCACACGCTATCGTGTGATCCTGTCCACGGGCAGCAAGACGTCGGCCGTTTATCTCGACGACTTCACGCTCTACTACAGATCGGCCACGGGCGACATCAACGGCGACGGTGTGGTCAACGTGACCGACGTCACTGCCCTCATCAACGTTATCCTGGGTTCGGCCTCCTACGATGCCTCGCTGTGCGACATCAATGGCGACGGCACGATCAACGTGACCGACGTCACCGCCCTGCTCAACCTCATCCTCGCTGCCGAGTGA
- a CDS encoding aspartate aminotransferase family protein, whose amino-acid sequence MKLYDVYPLFDVEIVKGRGCYVYDSQGTEYLDLYGGHAVISVGHSHPHYVEALTRQAQQLVFYSNSVVNPLQRELAARLGAACGYDDYQLFLVNSGAEANENAMKLASFHTGKKRVVAFDKAFHGRTSLAVEATDNPKIKAPVNINGDVTFVPLNDIEAVAAEIDKGDVAAVIIEGIQGVGGINIPSDQFMRQLRELTARAGVVLIADEIQSGYGRTGKFFAHQWSGIKPDLITVAKGICNGYPMAGLIIGPQFKPFYGELGTTFGGNHLGCAGAIAVLEIFEKEHLVDNARIVGEHLLERLKTVPGIKSVRGRGLMIGLEFDYPVKELRSRLISEQHVFTGASGQNMIRLLPPLVLTIAQADEFVARLQAALGVVA is encoded by the coding sequence ATGAAACTATATGACGTATATCCACTCTTTGATGTAGAGATTGTGAAAGGGCGCGGCTGCTACGTGTACGACAGCCAGGGCACCGAGTATCTCGACCTCTACGGCGGCCATGCCGTGATATCGGTGGGTCACAGCCACCCCCACTATGTCGAGGCGCTCACCCGGCAGGCACAGCAACTGGTGTTCTACTCCAACTCGGTGGTCAACCCGCTGCAACGCGAGCTCGCCGCAAGGCTGGGCGCTGCATGCGGCTACGACGACTACCAGCTGTTTCTCGTCAACTCGGGCGCCGAGGCCAACGAGAATGCTATGAAGTTGGCGTCTTTCCACACAGGCAAGAAGCGCGTGGTGGCCTTTGACAAGGCTTTTCACGGCCGCACCTCGCTGGCCGTTGAGGCCACCGACAATCCCAAGATAAAGGCACCGGTCAACATCAACGGCGACGTCACCTTTGTGCCGCTGAACGACATCGAGGCCGTGGCAGCCGAAATCGACAAGGGCGACGTGGCAGCCGTCATCATCGAGGGCATACAAGGCGTGGGGGGCATCAACATTCCCAGCGACCAGTTTATGCGCCAGTTGCGCGAGCTCACCGCCCGCGCCGGCGTGGTGCTCATTGCCGACGAGATACAGTCGGGCTACGGCCGCACAGGCAAGTTCTTTGCCCACCAGTGGTCGGGTATCAAGCCCGACCTCATCACGGTGGCCAAGGGAATATGCAATGGCTACCCCATGGCCGGCCTCATCATTGGGCCTCAGTTCAAGCCCTTCTACGGCGAGCTGGGCACCACCTTCGGCGGCAACCACCTGGGCTGTGCCGGAGCCATTGCAGTGCTCGAGATTTTTGAAAAAGAGCACCTGGTCGACAATGCACGCATCGTGGGAGAGCACCTGCTCGAGCGGCTCAAGACCGTGCCTGGCATCAAGAGCGTGCGCGGCCGCGGCCTGATGATAGGGCTCGAGTTTGACTACCCCGTCAAGGAGCTGCGCAGCAGGCTCATAAGCGAGCAGCACGTGTTTACCGGCGCATCGGGTCAGAACATGATAAGGCTGCTGCCGCCGCTGGTGCTCACCATAGCGCAGGCCGACGAGTTTGTGGCCCGCCTGCAAGCAGCCCTGGGCGTCGTCGCATAG
- a CDS encoding argininosuccinate synthase domain-containing protein, with protein MGEPPVDYNAASSSTQPKRREKVVLAYSGGLDTSFAVKYLSEDCGYDVYTATANTGGFSAQELATIEKHALELGAVKHVNLDITQEYYNKSIKYMVYGNVLRNGTYPISVSSERMFQAIAIIKYAKKIGADCVAHGSTGAGNDQIRFDLTFQVLAPEIKVITPTRDLSLTRDYEINYLKDHGFVGDFKKLEYSYNEGLWGTSICGKETLHSDENLPESAFLRPMTAHDDKHLTLDFVKGELDAIDGRHYDDKVKAIQDLEDLVAPYGIGRDINLGDTIIGIKGRVGFEAAAPLLIIAAHKLLEKYTLTKWQQYWKEQLGNWYGMFFHESYYLEPVMRDIEAYLTKSQRNVTGKVIIDLKPYRYDLVGVQSPFDLSKTGFGEYGEMNKAWTADDVKGYTKIYANPLKIYHYNQLKNGIADDL; from the coding sequence ATAGGCGAGCCGCCGGTCGACTACAATGCTGCCAGCAGCAGCACGCAGCCCAAGCGCCGCGAGAAGGTGGTGCTGGCCTACAGCGGCGGGCTCGACACCTCGTTTGCAGTGAAATACCTGAGCGAGGACTGCGGCTACGACGTGTACACCGCCACAGCCAACACGGGTGGCTTCAGTGCCCAGGAGCTGGCCACCATCGAGAAGCACGCCCTCGAGCTGGGCGCCGTGAAGCACGTGAACCTCGACATCACCCAGGAGTACTACAACAAGAGCATCAAGTACATGGTGTATGGCAACGTGCTGCGCAACGGCACCTACCCCATCTCGGTGAGCTCGGAGCGCATGTTCCAGGCCATCGCCATCATCAAATATGCCAAAAAGATAGGAGCCGACTGCGTGGCCCACGGCAGCACCGGCGCCGGCAACGACCAGATACGCTTCGACCTCACCTTCCAGGTGCTGGCACCCGAGATCAAGGTCATCACCCCCACACGCGACCTGTCGCTCACCCGCGACTACGAGATCAACTACTTGAAGGACCACGGCTTTGTGGGCGACTTCAAGAAGCTGGAATACAGCTACAACGAGGGCTTGTGGGGCACCTCGATATGCGGCAAGGAGACCTTGCACAGCGACGAGAACCTGCCCGAGAGCGCATTCTTGCGCCCCATGACGGCCCACGACGACAAGCACCTCACGCTCGACTTTGTGAAAGGCGAGCTCGACGCCATCGACGGCCGCCACTACGACGACAAGGTGAAGGCCATACAAGATCTCGAAGACCTGGTGGCCCCCTACGGCATAGGGCGCGACATCAACCTGGGCGACACCATCATCGGCATCAAGGGCCGCGTGGGCTTTGAGGCTGCCGCTCCGCTGCTCATCATCGCCGCCCACAAGCTGCTCGAGAAATACACCCTCACCAAGTGGCAGCAATACTGGAAAGAGCAACTGGGCAACTGGTATGGCATGTTCTTCCACGAGAGCTACTACCTGGAGCCCGTGATGCGCGACATCGAGGCCTACCTCACCAAGAGCCAGCGCAACGTGACCGGCAAGGTCATCATCGACCTCAAGCCCTACCGCTATGACCTGGTGGGCGTGCAGTCGCCATTCGACCTGAGCAAGACAGGCTTTGGCGAGTATGGCGAGATGAACAAGGCCTGGACGGCCGACGACGTGAAGGGCTACACCAAGATCTACGCCAATCCGCTCAAGATCTATCACTACAACCAACTCAAAAACGGCATTGCCGACGACTTATAG
- a CDS encoding arginine repressor encodes MKNKRNRLQMIIELIRKNTIGSQNELAEMLKTRGIDVTQATLSRDLKALKITKVANDLGNYMYIIPDSNGLQDSLLLKGQRSMTVNSQIGFVSLEFSGNFAVIKTRNGYAAGLAYDIDMSHSRDILGTIAGADTVFAILREGVTHEEAIKFFSRFVPIEQNQ; translated from the coding sequence GTGAAAAATAAGAGAAACAGACTTCAGATGATCATTGAATTGATCAGGAAGAATACGATTGGGAGTCAAAACGAGCTGGCCGAGATGCTCAAGACACGTGGAATTGATGTAACTCAGGCCACCCTCTCGCGCGACTTGAAAGCGTTGAAGATCACCAAGGTAGCTAACGACCTTGGCAACTACATGTACATCATCCCCGACAGCAACGGCCTGCAAGACTCGTTGCTCTTGAAGGGACAACGTAGCATGACCGTAAACTCACAAATTGGCTTTGTTTCGCTCGAGTTTTCGGGCAACTTTGCTGTCATCAAGACCCGCAACGGCTATGCAGCCGGACTGGCCTATGACATCGACATGAGCCACTCTCGCGACATTCTGGGCACGATTGCAGGTGCCGACACCGTGTTTGCCATCCTGCGAGAGGGAGTGACCCACGAGGAGGCCATCAAGTTTTTCTCGCGCTTTGTGCCCATAGAGCAGAATCAATAG
- the argC gene encoding N-acetyl-gamma-glutamyl-phosphate reductase, which yields MIKAGIIGGTGYTAGELVRLLVNHPEAELRWISSTSQAGKRVDSVHQGLTGDTDLVFSSSTPLDDIDVLFMCTPHGFSKPFLEQHKAQVPDNLRIIDLSQDFRIDDGTHDFIYGLPELNRHWLSQPGCRHVANPGCFATALQLALLPLAQARILKGDVHITAVTGSTGAGAKPGPTKHYSWRNDNLSVYKPFRHQHLAEVGQSLRQLQGDLPGEIDFIPMRGPFSRGILAAVYTRCEASLDELKELYQRYYEGHSFTTVTDKEVDLKDVVNTNKCLLHLDKIDGKLLVTSVIDNLLKGASGTAVHNMNLLFGLPERTGLRLKASAF from the coding sequence ATGATAAAAGCAGGAATAATAGGCGGCACAGGATACACCGCCGGCGAACTGGTGCGCTTGCTGGTCAACCACCCCGAGGCCGAGCTGCGCTGGATATCGAGCACAAGCCAGGCCGGCAAGCGCGTCGACAGCGTGCATCAGGGCCTCACGGGCGACACCGACCTGGTGTTTTCCAGCTCGACGCCGCTCGACGACATCGACGTGCTCTTCATGTGCACGCCCCACGGCTTCTCCAAGCCATTCTTGGAGCAACACAAGGCCCAGGTGCCCGATAACTTGCGCATCATCGACCTCTCTCAGGACTTCAGGATTGACGACGGCACACACGACTTCATCTACGGCCTGCCCGAGCTCAACCGCCACTGGCTCAGCCAGCCAGGCTGCCGCCATGTGGCCAATCCTGGCTGCTTCGCCACTGCCCTGCAGCTGGCGCTCTTGCCGCTGGCCCAGGCCAGGATACTCAAGGGCGATGTGCACATCACTGCCGTGACGGGCAGCACCGGAGCCGGCGCGAAACCCGGCCCCACCAAGCACTACTCGTGGCGCAACGACAACCTATCGGTCTACAAACCCTTCCGCCACCAGCACCTGGCCGAGGTGGGGCAATCGCTCAGGCAGTTGCAGGGCGACTTGCCGGGCGAGATTGACTTCATCCCCATGCGCGGGCCCTTCTCGCGCGGCATCCTGGCAGCAGTCTACACCCGTTGCGAGGCCAGCCTCGACGAGCTCAAGGAGCTCTACCAGCGCTACTACGAGGGCCACAGCTTCACCACAGTCACCGACAAGGAAGTCGACCTCAAGGATGTGGTCAACACCAACAAGTGCCTGCTGCACCTCGACAAAATCGACGGCAAGCTGCTCGTGACCTCGGTCATCGACAACCTGCTCAAGGGCGCCAGCGGCACAGCGGTGCACAACATGAACCTGCTCTTCGGCCTGCCCGAGCGCACCGGCCTCAGGCTCAAGGCGTCGGCATTCTAA
- a CDS encoding helix-turn-helix transcriptional regulator, whose amino-acid sequence MQALFYTCNAALLAVLAIAIWGMFRQARHLRDDSFQLRRKSFAAVFITMLLYVASTFTIYSHGRVEVLSTLAVCLHYTAMATFIMVSCAFFGRNYYRSVLTWAFFLQYPVVMLVLHIIMRATGRYVKLYSASELLRYGGNDLGLFWGRVIWLAMLTFCLLFLLCMLVGAYVHYRKRPTPAGLPASRLNWQKKDVRYVPCYLVLNVGMMGSLFTSSLWPYVVVHLLTTVMFVRTFMVYNRYMHYIEHLASRREAFLHIPVRLMELAEQERNNPLYKSNATLDEIAAALDVSRKDLSDYLYEELNTTFPSWTSEQKLSHFTKQLLRTDRKISELAMACGYASITALNRAFKARYGMSPSDYRDKTTPRTDQLNVLSVRR is encoded by the coding sequence ATGCAAGCACTGTTCTACACCTGCAACGCGGCTCTCTTGGCGGTCCTGGCCATAGCCATATGGGGCATGTTCAGGCAGGCGCGTCACTTGCGCGACGATAGCTTCCAGCTGCGCCGCAAGTCGTTTGCCGCCGTCTTCATCACCATGTTGCTCTACGTGGCGAGTACCTTCACCATCTACAGCCACGGCAGGGTTGAAGTACTGAGCACCCTGGCCGTATGCCTGCACTATACCGCCATGGCCACCTTCATCATGGTATCGTGCGCCTTTTTTGGGCGCAATTATTACCGCAGCGTGCTCACGTGGGCCTTCTTCTTGCAATATCCAGTGGTGATGCTCGTGCTTCACATCATCATGCGCGCTACAGGGCGCTATGTGAAGCTCTACAGCGCCAGCGAGCTACTGCGGTATGGAGGCAACGACCTGGGCCTCTTCTGGGGGCGGGTCATATGGCTGGCCATGCTCACGTTCTGCCTCTTGTTTTTGCTGTGCATGCTGGTCGGAGCCTACGTGCACTACCGCAAGCGCCCCACGCCGGCTGGCCTGCCAGCCAGCCGACTCAACTGGCAGAAAAAGGACGTGCGTTACGTGCCTTGCTACCTCGTCTTGAATGTGGGCATGATGGGGTCGCTCTTCACGAGCTCGCTGTGGCCCTATGTGGTGGTGCACCTGCTCACAACCGTGATGTTCGTGCGCACCTTCATGGTCTACAACCGCTACATGCACTATATCGAGCATCTGGCCAGCCGGCGCGAGGCTTTTCTCCACATCCCCGTCAGGCTCATGGAGCTCGCCGAGCAGGAGCGCAACAACCCGCTCTACAAGAGCAACGCCACGCTCGACGAGATAGCTGCCGCACTCGACGTGAGCCGCAAGGACCTGAGCGACTACCTCTATGAGGAGCTCAACACCACCTTCCCGTCGTGGACCAGCGAGCAGAAGCTGAGCCACTTCACCAAGCAGCTGTTGCGCACCGACCGCAAAATAAGCGAGCTGGCCATGGCCTGCGGCTATGCCAGCATCACTGCCCTCAACCGTGCCTTCAAGGCACGCTATGGCATGTCGCCCTCCGATTACCGCGACAAGACCACTCCCAGAACCGATCAACTCAACGTGCTGAGTGTCAGGAGATGA
- a CDS encoding nucleotidyl transferase AbiEii/AbiGii toxin family protein encodes MDRNNYFALDVSHQRYLLEQATGKAGLPPQAIEKDIWVSTTLQLVFTLPFADKLIFKGGTSLSKVWGIINRFSEDIDLAVDRSLFGLEGDLTKKQLKKLRKASSLFVREDFKNALQQAIEDSGLSHFCSLEAEPDGEDDSTYPEPRKLFLHYSSALSDRLGYIKPMVMLEIGARSLFEPNKKSRIQSIIEDVFPTIKTSLVDAELATATPGKTFLEKVFLLHELFSIPGHGMNANRKSRHLYDLYRMMDKDFAWAAVKDDRLWETIRHHREIFTSVRDMDYTPDIRQRLVLVPREDIIDNWRRDYEVMCQAMIYGDKPTFSELLEAMHELENRFKH; translated from the coding sequence ATGGACAGGAATAATTACTTCGCCCTTGATGTTTCGCACCAGCGTTACTTGCTTGAGCAAGCAACTGGCAAAGCAGGACTCCCCCCTCAGGCAATAGAGAAAGATATATGGGTCTCTACCACTTTGCAACTAGTATTCACATTGCCATTTGCCGACAAACTGATTTTTAAAGGTGGAACATCGCTTTCAAAAGTGTGGGGAATCATTAATCGTTTTTCCGAAGACATTGATTTGGCAGTTGACCGTTCACTGTTTGGCTTAGAAGGCGATTTAACAAAGAAACAACTCAAGAAGTTGCGCAAAGCATCATCACTATTTGTGCGCGAAGATTTCAAAAACGCTCTCCAACAAGCTATTGAGGATAGCGGATTAAGTCACTTTTGTTCATTGGAAGCAGAACCCGACGGAGAAGACGACAGCACATATCCCGAGCCCCGCAAACTGTTTCTTCATTATTCGAGCGCACTGAGTGACCGATTGGGCTACATTAAACCTATGGTTATGTTGGAGATTGGTGCGCGGTCGTTGTTTGAACCGAACAAGAAGTCCAGAATCCAAAGTATTATAGAGGATGTGTTCCCCACTATTAAGACCTCACTGGTTGACGCGGAATTAGCGACAGCCACCCCGGGAAAGACATTCCTTGAAAAAGTGTTCTTGCTGCACGAGTTGTTCTCAATTCCGGGGCACGGCATGAATGCCAACCGCAAGTCGCGCCATCTCTATGACCTGTATCGGATGATGGACAAAGACTTTGCATGGGCCGCGGTGAAGGATGACCGGTTGTGGGAAACGATACGCCACCATCGCGAGATCTTCACGTCGGTTCGCGACATGGACTACACTCCCGATATCAGGCAGCGTCTTGTCTTGGTTCCTCGTGAAGACATCATCGACAACTGGCGGCGCGACTACGAGGTGATGTGCCAAGCCATGATTTATGGCGACAAACCCACCTTTAGCGAGTTGCTTGAAGCCATGCACGAGCTTGAGAACCGTTTCAAGCACTGA